A single region of the Prochlorococcus marinus XMU1411 genome encodes:
- a CDS encoding HEAT repeat domain-containing protein → MTKNKDPKKESLAEIAVDPDVLARELALEIEIDPLEQIDEDVFSKGLNITQECNEALKMLVGNREERIQGLRIFCEFRDKRSLPLLLPLLDQPCPVERMSAVYALGRNPCPSAVKKLVSLLETDDNAYVRRATAWSLANYDDQIVLKPLITALKNDVAAVRLWSSSSLAEIGNVSLENAQLAAEQLLISLKIDNESGVRSNCIWSLCRLYEKLNNTFQEGFVDECTKIALFDKEPSVMEEAKTALDSMGMQGFYN, encoded by the coding sequence ATGACAAAAAACAAGGATCCTAAAAAAGAAAGCTTAGCTGAAATTGCAGTTGATCCTGATGTTTTGGCTAGAGAATTGGCTTTAGAGATTGAAATTGACCCTTTGGAACAAATTGATGAAGATGTTTTTTCAAAAGGTTTAAACATAACTCAAGAATGTAACGAAGCTTTGAAAATGCTTGTTGGTAATAGAGAAGAAAGAATACAGGGCTTAAGAATATTTTGTGAATTTAGAGATAAAAGATCTTTACCACTTTTGTTACCATTACTTGACCAACCTTGTCCTGTAGAGAGAATGAGTGCCGTATATGCTTTAGGTCGTAATCCATGTCCTAGTGCAGTTAAGAAACTTGTCAGTCTTTTGGAGACTGACGATAACGCTTATGTAAGAAGAGCAACTGCATGGAGCTTGGCTAATTATGATGACCAAATTGTTTTAAAGCCATTAATAACTGCTTTAAAGAATGATGTAGCTGCAGTGAGGTTATGGTCATCTAGTTCTTTAGCTGAAATTGGAAATGTTTCTTTGGAAAATGCTCAATTAGCAGCAGAACAACTTTTGATTAGTTTAAAGATTGATAATGAATCAGGTGTAAGGAGTAATTGCATCTGGTCATTGTGTAGGTTGTACGAAAAATTAAATAATACATTTCAAGAAGGTTTCGTTGATGAATGTACTAAAATAGCCCTTTTTGATAAAGAGCCATCTGTTATGGAAGAAGCAAAAACCGCCTTGGATTCAATGGGTATGCAAGGTTTTTATAATTAA
- the rlmN gene encoding 23S rRNA (adenine(2503)-C(2))-methyltransferase RlmN — MKNLLGSTVRELENVALNYGQAAFRGRQIYNWIYNYRNKNKNIDQIDVLPLDFRKKLKEDGFKVSELSLQEKNLANDGTLKLLLSTEDNESIECVGIPTEKRLTACLSSQVGCPMDCKFCATGKDGLKRSLKASEILDQILFIENEMNRKVTNIVFMGMGEPLLNIDELLLSIRSINEDFQISQRKITVSTVAVPKMINKLSEKSFQILGNCQFTLAISLHASNQKTREAIIPSAKNYEIKNIIADSKQFVRDTGRRVSFEYLMLSGVNDKSEHASELINLLGGFQCHVNLIQYNQIDDVEFKRVSLKDLQSFQSRLSNNGIAVSLRKSRGLDKNAACGQLRQNSRNE, encoded by the coding sequence TTGAAAAATCTTCTTGGAAGTACTGTTAGAGAACTAGAAAATGTAGCTTTAAATTATGGTCAAGCTGCTTTTAGAGGTCGCCAAATTTATAATTGGATCTATAACTATAGAAATAAGAACAAAAATATTGATCAAATAGATGTCTTACCTCTAGATTTTCGCAAGAAGTTAAAAGAAGATGGTTTTAAAGTAAGCGAACTTAGTCTTCAAGAAAAAAACTTAGCCAATGATGGCACTCTAAAGTTATTACTTTCTACAGAGGATAATGAAAGTATTGAGTGTGTTGGTATACCAACTGAAAAAAGACTTACAGCATGTCTTTCTAGTCAAGTTGGATGCCCCATGGACTGCAAATTTTGCGCGACTGGTAAGGATGGTTTGAAAAGATCTTTAAAAGCAAGTGAAATATTAGATCAAATCTTATTTATTGAAAATGAAATGAATAGAAAAGTAACTAATATTGTTTTTATGGGAATGGGAGAGCCATTATTGAATATTGATGAATTGCTTTTGTCAATAAGATCTATAAATGAGGATTTTCAAATTAGTCAGAGAAAGATAACTGTAAGCACAGTAGCTGTTCCAAAAATGATCAATAAATTATCAGAAAAGTCTTTCCAAATTTTAGGCAATTGTCAATTTACTTTAGCTATAAGCCTACATGCTTCAAACCAAAAAACAAGAGAAGCTATAATACCAAGTGCAAAAAACTACGAGATCAAAAATATAATTGCAGACTCTAAGCAATTTGTAAGAGATACTGGCCGGAGGGTAAGTTTTGAATATTTAATGCTGAGTGGGGTTAATGATAAATCAGAACATGCTAGTGAATTGATTAATTTGCTAGGAGGTTTTCAGTGCCACGTAAATTTAATACAGTACAACCAAATTGATGATGTTGAATTTAAACGAGTCTCTTTAAAAGATCTGCAATCATTTCAATCAAGACTGTCTAATAATGGTATCGCAGTTAGCTTGCGAAAAAGTAGAGGTCTGGATAAAAATGCTGCATGTGGTCAGTTAAGACAAAATTCAAGAAATGAATAA
- a CDS encoding high light inducible protein, which yields MMKPEIVPERKLPRYGFHFYNERLNGRLAMIGFIALILTELFLKHGLLLW from the coding sequence ATGATGAAGCCAGAGATTGTTCCGGAGAGAAAATTACCTCGCTATGGATTCCATTTTTATAATGAGAGACTTAACGGGAGATTAGCCATGATTGGATTTATTGCGCTTATTCTTACAGAATTATTTCTAAAACATGGTTTGTTGTTATGGTAA
- a CDS encoding DNA-directed RNA polymerase subunit beta' → MTSSKPKKTSRVRKTSKNSKKDSPIVMPTLARTPATFKNKVVDKKALKNLVSWAYKTHGTAVTAAMADNLKDLGFKYATQAAVSISVDDLKVPEAKQDLIGQAEEQISATEECYRLGEITEVERHTKVIDTWTETNERLVDAVKNNFNQNDPLNSVWMMANSGARGNMSQVRQLVGMRGLMANPQGEIIDLPIRTNFREGLTVTEYVISSYGARKGLVDTALRTADSGYLTRRLVDVAQDVIVREEDCGTERSIVIEAEDGKFGTRLLGRLTAEDILDSEENLIVPKNTAIDPSLSEKIESASILKVNIRSPLTCEANRSVCRRCYGWALAHNHLVDLGEAVGIIAAQSIGEPGTQLTMRTFHTGGVSTAESGVVRSKISGKVEFSSKAKVRGYRTPHGVEAKQAEVDFILKIVPKGSNSSKSQKIEVSSGSLLFVDDGEEINSDITVAQITAGAVKKSVEKATKDVICDLAGQVKYDKVLQPKEVTDRQGNITLKAQRLGRLWVLAGDVYNLPPNARPVISSGKVVDEGTVLAEASQSSEFGGQIRLRDSIGDSREVQIVTTSMSLSNFKLIEESTHAGQIYNLESSDGTSYRLNTSPGSKISNGEIIADLTDERFRTKTGGLVKYAPGLSVKKARSSKNGFEVSQGGTLLWIPQETHEINKDISLLMIEDMKWIEAGTEVVKDIFSQTSGIVTVTQKNDILREITVRNGTFHECDDEEVLNRFTEEGSLVNPGEKILDGIDNTEILFVQKLETAKSRGLLLRTVEEFTIPDQAELPELSHIQQEKGPHLGLKAIQRLIYKDGELIKSVEGVELLRTHLSIQSFDATPQMTIDVESIVDKNDDSINRLNLVILESILVRRDTISDSSHGSTHTELQVKNNQEVKAGDVIATTQILCKEKGIVQLPNVYDDEPIRRLIVEREEDKIKININNKAVVKVGDRVVDGDPISKSENSTSCGEIEEVSSSSVTLRLGRPYMVSPDSVLHVKDGDLVLRGDGLALLVFERQKTGDIVQGLPRIEELLEARRPRDSAILCKRSGIVQIKQGNDEESVSLSVIEKDDLVNEYQLLIGKNIMVSDGQQVTGGEVLTDGPINPHELLDCYFSDLKDQKPLIDAARESIAKLQRSMVNEVQNVYKSQGVAIDDKHIEVIVRQMTSKVRIEDAGDTTLLPGELVELRQVEDTNQAMSITGGAPAEFTPVLLGITKASLNTDSFISAASFQETTRVLTEAAIEGKSDWLRGLKENVIIGRLIPAGTGFSGFVEELASEAGPHPDILSEESGGYRRAQNLRPDYTVDMPKSPAASSGAILDDPSDEDLETTRNRHGIDASSSNFAAFARPNAENQFSEDQLPDPAALEGLQEEGLLSDE, encoded by the coding sequence ATGACATCATCTAAACCTAAAAAAACTTCCAGAGTACGTAAAACTTCTAAAAATTCAAAAAAGGATAGTCCAATTGTAATGCCTACCTTGGCTAGAACGCCTGCAACATTTAAAAATAAAGTTGTGGATAAGAAAGCTTTAAAGAACTTAGTCTCTTGGGCTTATAAAACTCATGGCACTGCAGTAACTGCAGCTATGGCTGATAATTTAAAGGACTTAGGTTTCAAATATGCTACACAAGCTGCTGTTTCTATTTCAGTAGATGACTTAAAAGTTCCTGAAGCTAAACAAGATTTAATTGGACAAGCTGAAGAGCAAATATCTGCCACAGAAGAATGTTATAGACTTGGTGAAATTACAGAAGTTGAGAGACATACGAAAGTTATTGATACCTGGACAGAAACTAATGAGAGATTAGTAGATGCTGTAAAGAATAATTTTAACCAAAATGATCCTCTAAATTCTGTTTGGATGATGGCTAATTCAGGAGCAAGGGGTAATATGTCTCAGGTAAGACAATTAGTTGGCATGAGAGGATTAATGGCTAATCCTCAAGGAGAAATCATTGACCTCCCAATAAGAACTAATTTTAGAGAAGGATTGACTGTTACTGAATATGTAATTTCTTCTTATGGAGCAAGGAAAGGGTTAGTAGATACTGCTTTGAGAACTGCTGATTCTGGCTATTTAACAAGAAGATTAGTGGATGTAGCTCAAGATGTAATTGTTAGGGAAGAAGATTGTGGAACAGAAAGATCGATAGTTATTGAGGCTGAAGATGGCAAATTTGGGACAAGGCTTCTTGGTCGACTTACAGCTGAAGATATTTTAGATTCTGAAGAAAATTTAATTGTTCCTAAGAATACAGCAATAGATCCATCACTGTCAGAAAAAATTGAGTCAGCATCTATTTTAAAAGTAAATATAAGATCCCCATTGACATGTGAAGCAAACAGATCTGTTTGTAGGAGATGTTATGGATGGGCTTTAGCACATAATCATTTGGTTGACTTAGGTGAAGCAGTAGGAATAATTGCTGCTCAATCCATTGGTGAGCCAGGGACTCAGTTAACAATGAGAACATTCCATACTGGAGGCGTCTCAACTGCTGAAAGTGGAGTGGTAAGATCGAAGATTTCTGGTAAAGTTGAGTTTAGTTCAAAGGCAAAGGTTAGAGGATACAGAACTCCACATGGTGTAGAAGCTAAACAAGCGGAAGTCGATTTCATATTAAAAATAGTTCCTAAAGGAAGTAATTCCAGCAAATCTCAAAAAATTGAAGTTTCTAGCGGATCGCTTTTATTCGTTGATGATGGTGAGGAAATTAATTCTGACATAACAGTTGCTCAGATTACTGCTGGAGCGGTTAAAAAAAGCGTTGAAAAAGCAACAAAAGATGTTATCTGTGATTTAGCTGGTCAGGTAAAATATGACAAGGTTCTTCAACCAAAAGAAGTTACAGACAGGCAGGGAAATATTACTCTAAAAGCTCAAAGATTGGGCAGATTATGGGTTTTGGCCGGAGATGTATATAACTTGCCACCTAACGCAAGACCTGTTATCTCATCTGGAAAAGTTGTAGATGAAGGAACTGTTTTGGCAGAGGCAAGTCAATCAAGTGAGTTTGGTGGACAAATTCGCTTGAGAGATTCCATAGGAGATTCCAGGGAAGTTCAGATTGTTACTACTTCAATGTCTTTAAGTAATTTTAAATTAATTGAAGAATCTACACACGCAGGCCAAATATATAACTTGGAATCTAGTGATGGAACATCTTATCGATTGAACACTTCCCCTGGTAGTAAAATTAGCAATGGTGAGATCATCGCAGATTTAACAGATGAAAGGTTCCGTACAAAAACTGGCGGGTTAGTAAAATATGCACCAGGATTAAGCGTCAAAAAAGCAAGATCATCAAAAAATGGTTTTGAAGTTAGTCAAGGGGGTACATTACTTTGGATTCCTCAAGAGACACATGAAATAAACAAGGATATATCTCTTTTAATGATTGAAGATATGAAATGGATTGAAGCAGGAACAGAAGTTGTAAAAGATATATTTAGTCAAACTTCAGGAATTGTTACTGTGACCCAGAAAAATGATATTCTCCGTGAAATTACTGTAAGAAATGGAACTTTTCATGAGTGTGATGATGAAGAAGTTTTGAATAGATTTACAGAAGAAGGTAGTCTTGTAAATCCTGGTGAAAAGATTTTGGATGGTATTGATAATACAGAAATTCTATTTGTTCAGAAATTAGAAACCGCTAAATCTAGAGGCTTATTATTACGAACTGTAGAAGAATTTACTATTCCTGATCAAGCAGAATTACCTGAATTATCTCATATTCAGCAGGAAAAAGGACCACATTTAGGCTTAAAAGCTATCCAAAGGCTGATTTACAAAGACGGTGAATTGATAAAATCAGTTGAAGGTGTTGAATTGCTGAGAACACATTTAAGCATTCAAAGCTTCGATGCTACTCCTCAAATGACCATTGATGTAGAGTCGATTGTAGATAAAAATGATGACTCTATTAATAGATTAAATTTAGTAATATTGGAGTCTATTCTTGTTAGGAGAGATACTATATCCGACTCTAGTCATGGATCAACACATACAGAATTACAAGTCAAAAACAATCAAGAAGTTAAAGCAGGTGATGTAATAGCTACTACTCAAATTCTTTGTAAAGAAAAGGGAATAGTTCAATTGCCCAATGTTTATGACGATGAACCTATAAGAAGATTAATCGTTGAAAGAGAAGAAGATAAAATTAAAATTAATATTAATAATAAAGCAGTCGTTAAAGTAGGTGATCGTGTAGTTGATGGTGATCCTATAAGTAAATCTGAAAATTCTACTTCTTGTGGAGAAATTGAAGAAGTTTCTAGTAGTTCAGTAACCTTAAGACTTGGTAGGCCTTATATGGTATCTCCTGATTCAGTTTTGCATGTTAAAGACGGAGATTTAGTTCTTAGAGGAGATGGTTTGGCGTTACTTGTTTTTGAAAGACAAAAAACTGGGGATATTGTTCAAGGATTGCCTCGAATAGAAGAGTTATTAGAAGCTAGGAGACCCAGAGATTCTGCAATTTTATGTAAAAGATCCGGAATCGTTCAGATTAAACAAGGTAATGATGAAGAATCAGTTTCTTTATCTGTTATTGAAAAAGATGATTTAGTTAACGAATACCAACTTCTAATTGGTAAGAACATAATGGTTAGTGATGGACAACAAGTCACAGGGGGAGAAGTTTTAACTGATGGTCCAATTAATCCACACGAATTATTAGATTGTTACTTCAGCGATCTAAAAGATCAGAAACCTCTTATAGATGCAGCACGAGAGTCGATAGCCAAACTACAAAGAAGTATGGTAAATGAAGTCCAAAACGTTTATAAGTCTCAAGGTGTTGCAATCGATGATAAGCATATTGAGGTCATTGTCAGACAAATGACAAGTAAAGTCCGTATAGAAGATGCTGGGGATACTACTCTACTACCTGGCGAACTTGTAGAATTGAGGCAAGTAGAAGATACAAATCAAGCTATGTCAATTACAGGAGGAGCTCCTGCAGAGTTTACTCCGGTTTTATTGGGTATAACTAAAGCTTCTCTTAACACAGATAGTTTTATATCAGCAGCTTCATTCCAAGAAACAACAAGGGTTCTCACGGAAGCCGCAATTGAAGGTAAATCTGATTGGTTAAGAGGATTAAAAGAAAATGTTATTATTGGAAGACTAATACCTGCAGGCACTGGTTTTAGCGGATTTGTAGAAGAATTAGCCTCAGAGGCTGGTCCCCATCCTGATATACTTTCAGAAGAATCTGGTGGTTATAGAAGAGCACAGAATTTAAGGCCAGATTATACAGTTGATATGCCAAAATCACCCGCAGCGAGCTCTGGTGCAATTCTTGATGATCCTAGTGATGAAGACTTGGAGACAACTCGTAATAGACATGGAATTGATGCTTCTTCAAGTAATTTTGCAGCATTTGCAAGACCTAATGCAGAAAATCAATTTTCTGAGGATCAACTCCCAGATCCCGCTGCATTGGAGGGATTACAAGAGGAGGGCCTTCTATCTGATGAATAA